CAGTAATGTACTCAACAAGTAATGTATTTATGGTTATATTTGCTATTTCCAATGTTCatgattaaaaacacaaattttgcAACTCTTATCTACATTTCTGAGTCCAATGTCCTTTAAACCACTATGTCAGTGCTTCAGTTTGAAGGCATAACAAATCATTCAACAGACATGAGAATCTaacaaattttttgaaaattaaaaatttttgaaaattttttgaaaaataatatggatAATAAAAAAGTTACTTATATAAATTACTACATTTGAAGACTCCTAATACTTTAAAAGGGCACATGTTTCTAAAGGCATACTTTTGCAATATTCTCTATGAAGCTAATGCCACTTGCAGCAATAGTCTTAGTATTGAGGAAAATGGCTGAACTTTTATGAGTGTTGTGATCTTGTCTCATAAATAAGTTCTCAGGCAGGATTTTGTCTTCTTACAATGGAGAAGAGTCATCTGGAATAACTTGAGTGCTGAAGGGTGTGGTTCACATACGTAGCACATCAGCAAGTAAAGGCATCTTGATTTTCAGAATCAACTAATAGTGCTGCATAAAATAGCTTCTACAACAATGTTCATTGAGTTGCAATACAAAGATGATTAGCTGAGAAACGCTTATCTGTAAATTAGGTTGTCTTTATAGtcaaaataaagtggaaaaataaatgaaacacttgCCTAGATAATTCAGATCAAGATACTTGATAAAGAGAGTAAAGAATACATCTTTTCAATAATTagcctttctttaattttaaaaagtatcaacATTTAATTGAAtctatttcaaatttattgtATGTGGAAAATTAATCAAAcccttattttttaacatatgaaATTATGAACCccattattatttactatttttattccatttagtAGCTGATCACTAATAAAgtgtctaaaaaataaaataagtactttaaaaaaacattagaaTAACAACTGTGCTATTCAGTTTGTTAGAGCACAAAATGTGTGGAAATGATTGTTTACAAACCCACCAATTCAATTTTCTATCTTGTGATTGGCACCCACACAGAGACCCATCAAAACTATCAGTGGAACTAAACTAGGTTGTCTAGGACAGCAACTAGATAATTGTTATTTGTTTCCTGACAGTATCggaaaaacaaatttagaatCCTGTTTCTCATTCCCAAACTATTCTCCCTAAACAGTGATAAAAATTGGCATATGACTTTTCAATCACTCTCTAGTGATAGAATTAGAGTGCTCCTGATCTGACTGACAGCTAACTAGAATGAGGGAGCAActgttttctccatctccatcactCAATTGTGCTTCATATCAAAGCCTTTACCATTTTCAAGAAACAACTATATTTTATCCTTATTGGCTAACATACTAATTactacatgtattatttcattcattcattaagtaAGAAATATGCTTATCAGAAAAGGTTAAAACTTACCCACTAGCAGACAAatcttttcttcttgcatttgAAAGCACAGGTtcagaatagaaaaagaacttGAACCACCAGTTGGATTCTGCCACCTTGGGTAACACTATCAAATGAAATTCATATTACTCCCTTACCAAACAcatttgaaagattaaaaacaagGGGATATAACAAAGGTGATCCTGATAAGAAACAAACTAAATACCTTGCTGGCGTTTGTCATCATCTATGAAGTTAACAGAATCAGAACCAGTTAGAGAACTAATTGAAGAAATACTGGCTGCTGTAGGaaacatcataaataaataagtaacaagTGAATGAACacacatattatttatatataaactctCAAGTAGCATGATTTGAAATCATTTACTCCTGGCTCATGAATTCAtgaatttaaaaactgaataaattatCAATCAATTAAAAAGTCTTCCAGAATAGGTGATATTACATTTTCAACTAATATGGTATATTCCTTTCCATGGTGtataaaactctctctctccttagatATACatgtacaatttaaaatatattataaatattttcaaattcaaaatcTTAGTAAGTATAAAATCAAGAATGAATATTATTGTACGGGATTAGAAATGTTACATGTGTATATCCTACAAAAGTtatcaaatttagaaataaaggaattattttaaaaaaataaactttttttgtcTTATCATACATGTATTTTAAACCTCTAAGTCTTTTAAAAGaccagaatataaaaataacttctgtGGATGTAATAACACTAAGTAAATGAGCATAGTTTATCCTTTTggtaaaaagaataaatagacatTTCCAACTCTTACGCTACAAACAACCCTTGAAATAGTTTTCTACATGTTACTCACATActttcaataaattataatttgaCTCAGAAatgatcatttcattttataaaatttctgagttttctttaagAAGCTACAATTTTGTATTCAGCTATGAATATTCACAGGTGGatagacaattaaaaataaaactgcttggATAGATGCTGACCTGTTATCCACAgcagaaaatggaaattagaaaatcctTGAAGCAGATTCACGctattccttcctttctaaggaatgaataatattttatttaagtaaaattatcAGTTTTTAAAGTATCCTACTAAATGCAATGAACatgaaattaaacataatttgaaatataaGTTTATTTCCACTCTTTTATAGTGTTAGTGGCTTCATTGATACAATATAACAGTTAAAACAAAGAGGTGAGCCTTGACAGTACTGATTCAGAAAGTCTCTGATGAGCCCTAGTCTGGTTTTCTTCCCTCTCACACATAGCGGTCAGTCTTCTCCCTTAGGTTCTGACCAGGACATGGCACACAGGTTACTAATATTCCAAAACATCCCCCCAAATCGCAGACCCCAGAGACGCCCTCTAGTGATGCTACAACTTACTTTGATAATACTGATTTTGAGCCAGAAGGCAACCAATGGAAGGTACCTATGCCCTTGCTTTCCCAACGAGCAAGCGCCACAGAGACTGAACAGcagtcagagaaacagagaccagGAAAGAGAGGTTGATATTAATAACatggaatttccttttcctttttccatatgaatatttTTTGCAAAGAAACATAATTTAATAGCATGTAATAAATATCTGATAAAAGTAACTGAAAAATTTACACAAAATTGTAAACAAATATAttgcaataaacaaaaaatgcaatCGTGTGTATTTATttggaaaagcaagaaaataaatatgtagctAACTACAAACACTGACCGCAACTTACTTCAACTGAAACAAACCTAACAGTAAGAGAAAAAGTGTTAACACAGTGTGATACAGTCACTTACCTAGTTGTTTTCTCCAATTTGTTCTTGTGAAATAAATGTGGTTCTAAAGTTTCCTCAGAAAAGTTTGAAAGAACCAATTCGAGTGGTTCAGGACAGACTGTATTACCCTAGCAGGCCAGGAGGCACTCTGCATTGACTGGGAGCAAGGTCTGAGACCCCTGGGCACACCGTATCCAGTACTCAGAAGGCTGAAACCTGAGCTACAGGTGAACAGAGAGGTGGGGACCTAGCCAGCCAGAGGTGGTGTGCAGAAGCTTTCTGCTTGTCTGCCCTTGAGTGAGTCAGCATGCCAAGTGGAACTGCAGGCAACAGGGACGGACTTGGCCCAGATGTTGTTTTGCATCCGTTCCCTTATAAGGTCACAGCTTAAGACTGCTGGTTTCTATGGAGAGGGAGGTGTCCCCTCAGCATCAGATACAGTCACACACTCTGAAGAAAGCACCACGCCAAGCTCTGTGGGGGACACCACAGCCAGGCTGCAGACCAGCTTGGGGGATTGGAAATACCCACAGACACAATGATGCAAGGCAGAGTCACAGGATCTTAGAGAACGAAGAACTCCATGAAATATTGAGGTCTTCATGGGAAGGGACATATACTGTAGAACTTGATGGGCAGTAAGTTAGAAATTCCAGTGACAATGATACAAGACACATGGAAATCATGGGTAATAAGGGGCAATTATGTGACTTTATGACATTGTatcaacattatttattgatACAAAAGCTAAGTTTGTATTCTAATTTTAGTAATGTTCCTTACATGAACTGTTTTGCCATTTCATAGATTCAGTTTACTTATGGATCAAATTGTGGTTCCCCTTTATATTGAAGGGGAATACTCtaaattactgttttatt
This genomic interval from Equus przewalskii isolate Varuska chromosome 8, EquPr2, whole genome shotgun sequence contains the following:
- the PPDPFL gene encoding pancreatic progenitor cell differentiation and proliferation factor-like protein; translated protein: MFPTAASISSISSLTGSDSVNFIDDDKRQQVLPKVAESNWWFKFFFYSEPVLSNARRKDLSASGHWHLYNPVVWDYAYEVKTVAKDILEAKKATNLVDACQAVKSH